One genomic segment of Paenibacillus durus includes these proteins:
- a CDS encoding U32 family peptidase produces the protein MKERDIRREDVELLAPAGDWDCMRAAVANGADAVYFGVEKFNARARANNFQMDELPEIMAFLHSYGVKGFLTFNILVFENELPDAKELIDACIDAGVDAVIVQDLGLVKLIREISPDFPIHGSTQMTITSPEAVEFTKPFELERVVLGRENNLKQIRTIGDQARLPMEVFVHGALCVSYSGQCLTSEMWGGRSANRGECAQACRLPYDLVVDGEVKPMGDVSYLLSPKDLAAIDLVPELIQAGVTSFKIEGRMKSPEYVANVVGKYSKAIDRYFSGRWAAPSKEEMRELQQSFSRGFTHGFLEGTNNKKLVDGTFPKSRGVYVGTVEQILRDGVVCRIEAPIKRGDGIVFDAGDPTKKEEGGRIYDLRRKGVKLEGEAQEGWIVDIIPGRSDINLGRLHVGDRIWKTNDPALDKTLRQTFETEKPYRVFPVHVKAAGRAGEPLATWWTDVQKGVTVRVDSELVLETANKRPMDAALLEEQFGRLGGTVFQLERLDAELEGGVIVPMRELNSIRRRAVELLAGERPKPPVYVKRAVEVYGDAAARGAGSAVPARLDGAGPVAPLGAGDPFTGGGAAQLTALCRSLPQVQAALKAGVRFIYADFEFIKQFPAAVEAVRAAGARIALATPRIHMPGENGYHANILRLQPDAVLVRNTGALYYYLRRRREEPDAAHPLLIGDFSLNLANHKAVDLFLEAGCDLVTPSYDLNIQQMVDLLRRSRTSQMEVVIHQHLPMYHTEHCVYCTFLSEGTDFTNCGRPCESQRASLQDRIGMIHPVRVDEGCRNTVYNAIEQSGAEYLNNFRELGVSSFRVEFLEETPEQVAEVIDLYSKALRGEISGTQVWKTLKATNQLGVTRGQLVK, from the coding sequence ATGAAAGAGCGTGATATACGCAGGGAAGACGTGGAGCTGCTCGCACCGGCGGGCGACTGGGACTGCATGCGCGCGGCGGTGGCGAATGGGGCGGACGCTGTCTATTTCGGCGTGGAGAAATTTAATGCCCGGGCAAGAGCGAATAACTTTCAGATGGACGAACTGCCGGAAATTATGGCCTTTTTGCACAGCTATGGGGTAAAAGGGTTTCTGACGTTCAATATTCTGGTGTTCGAGAACGAACTGCCGGATGCAAAAGAATTGATCGACGCTTGCATAGATGCCGGTGTGGATGCGGTCATTGTGCAGGATCTCGGGCTGGTGAAGCTGATCCGCGAAATTTCGCCGGATTTTCCGATTCACGGCTCGACGCAGATGACGATTACTTCGCCGGAGGCGGTGGAGTTCACTAAGCCGTTCGAACTGGAGCGCGTAGTGCTTGGACGGGAAAATAATCTGAAGCAGATCCGTACGATTGGCGATCAAGCGCGTCTGCCGATGGAGGTGTTCGTGCATGGCGCGCTGTGCGTCTCCTATTCAGGGCAATGCCTGACCTCGGAGATGTGGGGCGGGCGCTCCGCCAACCGGGGCGAATGCGCGCAGGCCTGCCGTTTGCCGTACGACCTCGTCGTGGATGGTGAGGTGAAGCCGATGGGGGACGTTTCCTATCTGCTGTCGCCAAAGGATTTGGCGGCTATCGACCTTGTGCCGGAGCTCATCCAGGCGGGCGTAACGTCCTTCAAAATTGAAGGGCGCATGAAAAGCCCCGAATACGTGGCGAATGTCGTGGGCAAATACAGCAAGGCGATCGACCGCTATTTTAGCGGAAGATGGGCTGCTCCATCCAAGGAGGAAATGCGGGAGCTGCAGCAGAGCTTCTCACGCGGGTTCACGCACGGCTTCCTGGAAGGGACGAATAACAAAAAGCTGGTGGACGGCACTTTCCCCAAAAGCCGGGGCGTGTATGTTGGGACCGTGGAGCAAATTTTGCGTGACGGCGTTGTTTGCCGGATTGAAGCGCCGATTAAACGCGGCGACGGGATTGTGTTCGATGCGGGCGATCCGACGAAAAAAGAAGAAGGTGGGCGCATCTACGATCTGCGCCGCAAAGGCGTAAAGCTGGAAGGCGAAGCGCAGGAAGGCTGGATTGTCGACATTATCCCCGGACGCAGCGATATTAATCTGGGGCGTCTGCATGTCGGCGACCGCATCTGGAAGACGAATGATCCGGCGCTGGATAAAACGCTGCGCCAGACGTTTGAGACGGAGAAGCCGTACCGGGTGTTCCCGGTGCATGTAAAGGCCGCAGGCCGTGCTGGCGAGCCGCTCGCCACGTGGTGGACCGACGTGCAAAAGGGCGTCACCGTCCGCGTCGACTCCGAGCTTGTGCTGGAGACGGCGAACAAGCGCCCGATGGACGCGGCGCTGCTGGAAGAGCAGTTCGGACGCCTCGGCGGGACCGTCTTCCAGCTTGAGCGTCTGGACGCCGAACTGGAAGGCGGCGTCATCGTGCCGATGCGCGAGCTGAACAGCATCCGCCGCCGTGCGGTGGAGCTGCTCGCTGGCGAGCGCCCGAAGCCGCCCGTATACGTGAAACGGGCGGTAGAGGTGTACGGCGACGCCGCTGCGCGCGGCGCCGGAAGCGCCGTCCCGGCACGGCTGGACGGCGCGGGACCGGTCGCCCCGCTCGGAGCGGGCGACCCCTTCACAGGCGGCGGTGCTGCGCAGCTCACCGCGCTGTGCCGCAGCCTGCCGCAGGTGCAGGCTGCATTAAAGGCCGGCGTAAGGTTCATCTACGCCGACTTCGAATTCATCAAGCAGTTCCCGGCAGCGGTGGAAGCCGTTCGGGCGGCCGGCGCGAGAATCGCGCTGGCGACGCCGCGCATCCATATGCCGGGCGAGAACGGCTACCATGCGAACATCCTGCGCCTCCAGCCGGATGCGGTGCTGGTGCGCAATACCGGCGCGCTGTATTATTATCTGCGCCGCCGCCGGGAAGAGCCGGATGCCGCGCATCCGCTGCTCATCGGCGACTTCTCGCTGAATCTCGCCAATCACAAAGCGGTCGATCTGTTCCTTGAAGCGGGCTGCGACCTGGTCACGCCGTCGTATGACCTGAATATCCAGCAGATGGTCGATCTGCTGCGGCGCAGCCGTACCTCGCAGATGGAAGTGGTCATTCACCAGCATCTGCCGATGTATCATACGGAGCACTGCGTATACTGTACGTTCCTAAGCGAAGGAACCGACTTTACGAACTGCGGCCGTCCTTGCGAGAGTCAGCGGGCTTCCCTGCAGGACCGGATCGGCATGATCCATCCCGTCCGGGTGGATGAAGGCTGCCGCAATACCGTCTACAACGCGATTGAGCAGTCCGGCGCGGAATATCTGAACAACTTCCGCGAGCTCGGCGTATCGTCTTTCCGCGTGGAGTTTCTGGAGGAGACCCCCGAACAGGTAGCCGAGGTCATTGATTTGTACAGCAAGGCGTTGCGCGGCGAAATCTCCGGAACCCAGGTCTGGAAGACGCTCAAAGCGACCAACCAGCTCGGCGTTACCCGGGGTCAGCTGGTTAAATAA